A genomic segment from Ruegeria sp. TM1040 encodes:
- a CDS encoding DUF2061 domain-containing protein: METRGRSLVKAIVWNVIGLISMTAVGFIATGSLSAGGMMAGINTALGFLSYLIYERVWAGIRWGRHHA, from the coding sequence ATGGAAACGCGCGGGCGCTCCCTCGTGAAGGCGATTGTGTGGAATGTGATCGGGCTGATCTCGATGACGGCGGTGGGGTTTATCGCCACCGGCTCCTTGAGTGCAGGTGGCATGATGGCGGGGATCAATACCGCGCTCGGCTTCCTGAGCTATCTGATTTACGAGCGGGTTTGGGCGGGCATCCGCTGGGGACGTCACCATGCATGA
- a CDS encoding helix-turn-helix domain-containing protein, whose product MTDKIDKRLRAVQFRDRLERALRDSGLSQSALARATGVDRSTISQLLTDDGARLPNAHVIGACAEALGVSADWLLSLSERPESAAELLASSIAMTEAPRALVDERIYEWHREAAGYKIRHVPATLPDMLKTRAVLEWEYAPHLGRTADQAIGASEDRLTWMRQAGSDYEIALPIYEVDSFAKGVGYYEGLSAEIRIEQLEHLERLTTQLYPRLRVYLYDAKRLYSSPLTVFGPLLCVFYAGSHYMAFRDRARVETYTGHFDRLVREADITARQVPGRLRALRAQIGVAT is encoded by the coding sequence ATGACGGATAAAATCGACAAACGCCTCCGGGCGGTACAGTTTCGGGACCGCCTTGAGCGCGCGCTGCGCGACAGCGGCCTCAGTCAGAGCGCTTTGGCGCGCGCCACCGGTGTGGATCGCTCGACAATTTCGCAGCTCTTGACGGACGATGGCGCGCGCTTGCCCAATGCGCATGTGATCGGCGCCTGCGCAGAGGCATTGGGTGTGTCGGCCGATTGGTTGCTGAGCCTCTCGGAGCGCCCAGAAAGCGCCGCGGAACTGCTGGCCTCCTCTATTGCGATGACTGAAGCGCCACGCGCGCTGGTGGATGAACGGATTTACGAGTGGCATCGCGAGGCCGCCGGCTACAAGATCCGCCATGTGCCCGCGACGCTGCCCGATATGCTCAAGACGCGCGCGGTGCTCGAATGGGAATATGCGCCACACCTGGGGCGCACCGCCGATCAGGCCATCGGCGCTTCCGAGGACCGGCTCACTTGGATGCGGCAGGCCGGGTCAGATTACGAGATCGCGCTGCCCATCTATGAGGTCGACAGCTTTGCCAAAGGGGTAGGCTATTACGAGGGACTATCGGCTGAAATCCGCATCGAGCAGCTTGAGCATCTGGAGCGGCTGACCACGCAGCTATACCCGCGCCTGCGGGTCTATCTCTACGATGCAAAGCGATTATATTCGTCGCCGTTGACGGTGTTTGGGCCGCTCTTATGCGTGTTCTATGCCGGCAGTCACTACATGGCCTTTCGAGATCGCGCGCGGGTAGAAACCTACACCGGTCATTTTGATCGCCTGGTGCGCGAGGCAGACATCACCGCCCGGCAGGTTCCCGGGCGCCTGCGCGCACTGCGCGCACAGATCGGGGTGGCGACGTAG
- a CDS encoding SDR family oxidoreductase, which yields MRVLVTAGASGIGRAMAEGFVATGAEVWVSDVDRDALAALPDGWNARQVDATDEVAMRALFAEIAQAGGLDVLCANAGVAGPTALVEDIQLEDWRACVSVNLEGAFLAAKYAAPLMKAAGQGSIVLTSSTAGIYGYPNRAPYAAAKWAVIGLMKTLAMELGPFGIRANAICPGAVEGPRMEGVLAREAALKGMSRDAVHEGYAAGTSMRTWVTAEDVANMAVFLGSEASRRISGQVIAVDGHTENPDPKV from the coding sequence ATGCGCGTTCTGGTGACGGCGGGCGCGTCCGGTATCGGGCGCGCCATGGCAGAGGGCTTTGTCGCGACGGGCGCCGAAGTCTGGGTTTCCGATGTGGATCGCGACGCCCTGGCCGCGCTGCCCGACGGGTGGAACGCGCGGCAGGTCGATGCCACCGACGAGGTCGCGATGCGCGCGCTCTTTGCCGAGATTGCGCAGGCAGGCGGGCTTGATGTGCTCTGCGCCAATGCTGGCGTGGCCGGGCCGACCGCCTTGGTGGAAGACATCCAGCTGGAGGACTGGCGCGCCTGTGTCAGCGTCAACCTCGAGGGTGCCTTTCTGGCGGCGAAATACGCGGCACCGCTCATGAAAGCGGCCGGGCAGGGCAGCATCGTGCTTACATCGTCTACGGCGGGGATCTACGGCTATCCCAATCGCGCGCCCTATGCGGCCGCGAAATGGGCTGTGATTGGCCTGATGAAAACCCTCGCGATGGAGCTCGGCCCCTTTGGTATCCGCGCCAATGCGATCTGCCCCGGCGCGGTCGAGGGGCCGCGCATGGAGGGCGTTCTGGCGCGCGAGGCGGCACTCAAAGGCATGAGCCGCGATGCGGTCCACGAGGGCTATGCCGCGGGCACGTCTATGCGCACCTGGGTCACGGCTGAGGATGTGGCCAACATGGCGGTGTTCCTTGGCTCCGAAGCTTCGCGGCGCATCTCCGGTCAGGTCATTGCGGTGGATGGCCACACGGAAAACCCGGATCCGAAGGTATAG
- a CDS encoding carnitine 3-dehydrogenase, whose protein sequence is MTKTAAIIGGGVIGGGWAARFLLNGWDVRVFDPDPEAERKIGDVLANARRSLPGLGNVALPPEGSLSYHETLAETVQGVDWVQESVPERLDLKQKVYAELEAHAPGGAVIGSSTSGYKPSQLQDGFTNAAQIVVAHPFNPVYLMPLVEVVTTDVNTPEMIAKAKAIITEIGMYPLHLKKEIDAHVADRFLEAVWREALWLVKDGIATTEEIDNAIRYGFGIRWAQMGLFETYRVAGGEAGMKHFMAQFGPALSWPWTKLMDVPEYNDALVDLIAGQSDAQSGQYSIRELERIRDDNLVGMMRALGANNWGAGALQNAHDAARLSEAGLARSMEDVADLSQPILTQSRVVPLDWTDYNGHMTESRYLDAFAQSTDRLMEIIGCDADYIASGGSYFTAETHIRHIDEVHAGHPVQVRTRVIMGAGKKMHLWHEMYEGDRLLATGEHMLLHVDLKTRRSAPPAAHIEANLVKLAEAHAALPAPEGLGRAIGAPR, encoded by the coding sequence ATGACAAAAACAGCAGCAATCATTGGCGGTGGCGTTATCGGCGGCGGTTGGGCCGCGCGGTTCTTGCTCAATGGCTGGGATGTGCGGGTCTTTGACCCGGATCCCGAAGCCGAGCGCAAGATTGGCGATGTTCTTGCCAATGCCCGCCGCAGCCTGCCCGGGCTTGGCAATGTGGCGCTGCCACCCGAAGGAAGTCTGAGCTATCATGAGACCCTCGCGGAAACCGTGCAGGGCGTCGACTGGGTACAGGAGAGCGTGCCCGAGCGGCTCGATCTGAAACAGAAAGTATACGCAGAGCTCGAGGCGCATGCGCCCGGGGGCGCGGTGATTGGTTCGTCGACCTCGGGCTACAAGCCCTCGCAATTGCAGGACGGGTTCACCAACGCCGCACAGATCGTTGTGGCGCATCCTTTCAATCCGGTCTACCTCATGCCGCTGGTGGAGGTGGTCACAACTGATGTGAACACGCCCGAGATGATTGCCAAGGCCAAGGCGATCATCACCGAAATCGGCATGTATCCCTTGCACTTGAAAAAGGAAATCGACGCTCATGTGGCGGACCGGTTCCTTGAGGCGGTCTGGCGCGAGGCGCTGTGGCTGGTAAAAGATGGCATCGCCACCACCGAAGAGATCGACAACGCGATCCGCTATGGCTTTGGCATCCGCTGGGCGCAGATGGGGCTGTTTGAAACCTACCGCGTTGCGGGCGGCGAGGCGGGCATGAAGCATTTCATGGCGCAGTTCGGCCCGGCTCTCAGCTGGCCCTGGACCAAACTGATGGATGTACCCGAGTATAATGATGCGTTGGTCGACCTGATCGCAGGCCAGTCGGACGCACAGTCAGGGCAGTATTCCATCCGCGAGCTCGAGCGTATCCGCGATGACAACCTCGTGGGGATGATGCGGGCGCTGGGCGCAAACAACTGGGGTGCCGGGGCGCTTCAGAATGCTCATGACGCCGCGCGCCTGTCAGAGGCGGGGCTTGCGCGCAGCATGGAGGACGTTGCCGATCTGTCGCAGCCCATCCTCACCCAGAGCCGCGTCGTGCCGCTCGATTGGACCGACTACAACGGCCACATGACCGAGAGCCGCTATCTGGATGCCTTTGCCCAATCCACTGACCGGCTGATGGAGATCATCGGCTGTGACGCCGACTATATCGCCTCAGGCGGCAGCTACTTCACCGCCGAGACCCATATCCGCCATATCGACGAGGTCCACGCGGGCCACCCGGTCCAAGTCCGAACGCGGGTCATAATGGGCGCGGGTAAGAAGATGCACCTCTGGCACGAGATGTATGAAGGCGACCGCCTCCTGGCGACCGGCGAGCATATGCTCTTGCATGTGGATCTGAAAACCCGCCGCTCGGCACCGCCGGCCGCGCATATCGAGGCCAATCTTGTGAAGCTCGCCGAGGCACATGCGGCGTTGCCCGCACCCGAAGGGCTGGGTCGCGCCATCGGTGCGCCTCGCTAA
- a CDS encoding lipocalin family protein, translated as MIAVAFRSTLAATLVALTLAAPVQAAEYRDTDVAMTVQEDLDLSRYLGTWYEIARFPNRFEQGCAAVTAEYSPLPKDRIKVVNSCRKGGVTGPLETVEGVARVAGPGKLEVNFVSWLRLLPFTWGDYWVLDVDADYQVAVIGTPKGKQGWILARTPNISATELEAAKAVLRKNGYDTGALEMVPQN; from the coding sequence ATGATTGCAGTTGCTTTTCGCTCCACACTCGCCGCCACCCTGGTTGCTCTTACACTCGCGGCACCGGTGCAGGCTGCAGAGTATCGCGACACCGATGTTGCGATGACCGTGCAAGAGGATCTGGACCTGTCGCGCTATCTTGGCACTTGGTACGAGATCGCGCGGTTTCCCAACCGGTTTGAGCAGGGCTGTGCGGCGGTGACCGCAGAGTACAGCCCGCTTCCCAAGGATCGCATCAAGGTGGTGAACAGCTGTCGCAAGGGGGGCGTGACGGGACCGCTGGAAACGGTCGAAGGCGTGGCGCGCGTCGCGGGGCCTGGCAAGCTTGAGGTGAACTTTGTCTCCTGGTTGCGGCTCTTGCCCTTCACATGGGGGGACTACTGGGTGCTGGACGTGGACGCGGACTATCAGGTGGCGGTCATCGGCACGCCAAAAGGCAAGCAGGGCTGGATTCTGGCCCGCACGCCCAACATCAGCGCGACAGAGCTGGAGGCTGCAAAAGCGGTCCTGCGCAAGAATGGATATGACACCGGGGCCCTGGAGATGGTGCCCCAGAACTAG
- a CDS encoding 3-keto-5-aminohexanoate cleavage protein encodes MPLSMNREVFITCAVTGSGGTQDRSPHVPRSPKEIAESAIAAAKAGAAIVHCHVRDPETGAPSRDLGLYREVTDRIRESDTDVVLNLTAGMGGDIVFGGVERPLPVTEDGTDMIGASARVAHVAECLPEICTLDCGTMNFAEADYVMTNTPGMLQAMGQMMTDLGVKPEIEAFDTGHLWYAKQLVKDGVLKSDALVQLCMGVPWGAPNDLNTFMAMVNNVPDDWNWSAFSLGRDQMAYVAASVLAGGNVRVGLEDNLYLDKGVLAENWQLVERAGTIVSNLGARVITPAEVREKLGLQKRAPITK; translated from the coding sequence ATGCCGCTTTCCATGAACCGAGAGGTCTTTATCACCTGTGCAGTGACCGGCTCTGGGGGAACGCAGGATCGCAGCCCGCATGTGCCTCGTTCGCCCAAGGAAATTGCAGAAAGCGCGATTGCCGCCGCCAAGGCAGGGGCCGCGATTGTGCATTGTCATGTGCGCGACCCAGAAACCGGCGCGCCCTCGCGGGATCTTGGTCTTTATCGCGAGGTCACCGACCGCATCCGCGAGAGCGATACCGATGTGGTGTTGAATCTCACTGCGGGCATGGGGGGCGATATCGTCTTTGGCGGGGTCGAGCGCCCGCTGCCCGTGACCGAAGACGGCACCGACATGATCGGCGCAAGCGCGCGTGTGGCGCATGTGGCGGAATGCCTGCCGGAGATCTGCACGTTGGATTGCGGCACCATGAATTTTGCCGAGGCCGACTATGTGATGACCAACACGCCCGGCATGTTGCAGGCGATGGGGCAGATGATGACGGATCTTGGCGTGAAGCCCGAGATCGAAGCCTTTGACACCGGGCATCTTTGGTATGCCAAGCAACTGGTCAAAGACGGCGTGCTGAAATCGGATGCTCTGGTGCAGCTCTGCATGGGGGTCCCATGGGGGGCGCCCAATGATCTCAATACTTTTATGGCGATGGTCAACAATGTGCCCGACGACTGGAACTGGTCGGCGTTCTCGCTGGGGCGTGATCAGATGGCTTATGTGGCGGCCTCAGTGCTGGCAGGCGGCAATGTGCGCGTGGGGCTGGAGGATAACCTCTATCTCGACAAGGGCGTGCTGGCCGAAAACTGGCAACTGGTGGAGCGCGCTGGCACCATCGTGTCCAACCTTGGCGCGCGTGTGATCACGCCGGCAGAAGTGCGCGAGAAGCTTGGCCTGCAGAAACGCGCCCCGATCACCAAGTAA